One genomic region from Lycorma delicatula isolate Av1 chromosome 9, ASM4794821v1, whole genome shotgun sequence encodes:
- the LOC142330760 gene encoding uncharacterized protein LOC142330760, whose translation MADGNARDQIDPICVLTAGKKATLQKTAVKPQSALIATARLIELEVLVAIGMMIKVLLINNNRSRLSNDMAEEIAIRGQYNFIVATEPNVYSVAGHQWISDRNGEVAIRRIGNNWDYGLYSTEEGIIAVELSDTILVGVYISPNSTIDLFQDRIFSLQRKVMLARKKVLILGDFNCKTMAAGANLTNARGRILEEFLAITGATCLNNGEPTFYARGHQSIIDLVIADNRICPNSVKATVLNEETGSDHRAIAVEFRDHNNKRARQNITLRMSSRQSEIVVSRAADRMIECAQLTPELFQNIIKEEISKIPKNTVRHHSVYWWNGEIAEQRDEMQRCKRRAQRLRSHGEITDESTRATERYKIARKRLLNYLIKQAKRRKWRELCSELDDYPWRKAFQIIGKRLGRQVPIINREKAGQLIRTLFPREESENRETINCE comes from the coding sequence ATGGCAGACGGGAATGCACGGGACCAGATAGATCCTATCTGTGTTTTAACTGCGGGGAAGAAGGCCACACTACAAAAGACTGCCGTAAAGCCTCAAAGTGCCTTGATTGCAACAGCCAGACTCATCGAACTGGAAGTCCTAGTTGCAATAGGAATGATGATTAAAGTTTTGTTAATCAACAACAACAGGAGTCGACTCTCTAACGACATGGCCGAGGAAATTGCTATACGGGGGCAATATAATTTTATCGTCGCAACGGAACCTAATGTTTACTCTGTGGCTGGGCACCAATGGATCTCGGATAGGAATGGGGAAGTGGCCATCAGACGAATCGGAAACAATTGGGACTATGGCCTATATAGTACAGAAGAAGGTATTATTGCTGTGGAACTCAGCGATACGATACTGGTAGGCGTATATATTAGCCCCAACAGTACGATAGATTTATTTCAAGATAGAATATTCAGTTTGCAACGAAAAGTAATGCTGGCTAGAAAAAAGGTGTTGATTCTCGGGGACTTCAACTGCAAAACAATGGCAGCAGGGGCGAATTTAACAAATGCTAGGGGGAGAATACTGGAAGAATTCCTGGCAATTACAGGAGCTACATGTCTAAATAATGGAGAACCTACATTTTATGCGAGAGGACATCAGTCAATCATTGATCTTGTCATCGCGGATAATAGAATATGCCCGAATTCTGTAAAAGCTACAGTATTAAACGAAGAAACGGGAAGTGACCACAGAGCGATTGCAGTGGAATTTAGAGACCACAATAATAAAAGAGCACGACAAAATATTACCCTAAGAATGTCCAGTAGACAAAGTGAAATAGTAGTGAGTAGAGCGGCTGATAGAATGATTGAATGTGCACAACTTACCCCGGAATTATTCCAAAATATAATTAAGGAAGAAATATCTAAAATCCCGAAAAATACTGTTAGACACCATTCAGTATATTGGTGGAATGGAGAAATTGCCGAGCAAAGGGATGAAATGCAGAGGTGTAAGAGGAGGGCGCAGCGACTAAGGAGTCATGGAGAAATTACAGATGAAAGTACCAGAGCCACAGAAAGATACAAAATAGCTAGGAAAAGATTATTAAACTACCTCATTAAACAAGCAAAGCGTAGAAAATGGCGAGAACTATGTTCCGAGTTAGATGACTACCCTTGGAGGAAAGCATTTCAAATTATAGGCAAACGACTGGGTAGACAGGTCCCGATAATTAATAGAGAGAAAGCAGGACAACTTATCAGAACACTATTTCCAAGAGAAGAAAGCGAAAATCGCGAGACTATTAATTGTGAGTGA